CGCTTGGAGAAGATTGCCGAAATCGAGAAGAAATACAATTGCAAAATCGAGTTTGTTAACGTTCCCTTTGAGGAGTACATGAATAAATTTACGACAAGCGTGCTGGCAGGCGAGCCGTTTGCCGATATCGTGCAGCTGGAGTACAAATCGGCACTGCCGGCTATTATGAAAGGGCAGATCCTGCCGATCAGCGAGTTTACGACGGATCAGAACAATATCAATAACGAAGCCGATCTGCAGGCGAAATATCCTGCCATTGGCGGAGGAGAATACGGCTTCGATAATCCGACCTCCATCGGACTTGGACTTCATTACAATCGCGATTTGTTTAAGAAGAACGGCCTCCCGGATCTTCAGGAGCTGTATGCCAAGGGAGAATGGAACTGGGATAAACTCATGGAGATTGCCAAGCAGGCAACCAAGGATACGAATAACGACGGGAAAACCGACGTATGGGGCTTCTCCGGTTGGGCAATTGATGCCGTTAAACATTTCACCGCCGCTAACGGGGGCAAAATCGTTGATGATTCCAATGGCAAAGAAGGTTTGTCCGATCCGAAAACATTGGAAGCTGCCGAATTTGTGAACCGCCTCTACAACGTGGAGAAAGTGGTTAAAGTCAAGAGCGGCAACAAAACGAACTGGGAAGAAACAAACACCTTTAAAGACGGTGATGTAGCCATGTTTACGGCAGCGGAATGGATGCTCGGCGACATTACGTTCGAGGTCGGGGTGGTTCCGATTCCTAGCGGTCCGCAAGGCTCGCCGGAAACAACGTATGCCAATACCGCCGCATCCGCGAAGTTCATTCCAAAGGGCGTGAAAGATCCGGCCATCGTCTATCAAATTTATGAAGAGACGTTCGATATACCGCCAACAGAGGAATATCCGGGCCAGGATTACCTGGAGAGCATCTATACCAATCAGGAAGACATCGACATGATTCGCGAGCATATTGCCGGAACCGGTGTCATCACGGTCGACGAAGCTTACACGGATTACCCTACTGGGGCTTTCATTGAGGATATTATCGTGAACAATCAATCGGTAACCGCTACGGCCGAGAAATATAAACAACAGGCGCAGGCTGCTGTCGATAAAATGGGCAAATAAGATGGACGGGGGCGTTAAAGCTTAAAGCCGCGCCCCCTTCTCCTGAACAGGGGGATGAACATTGACACTTCATGTGCAGCTAAAAAAATGGATGAATCGACTATTGATTCTTTTGGCGGTCATGGCCGCTTTGATTCTGTTTTTTAATAGAGGGGGAAGTGAACCCGGATCCGGCATCAAGGCGGAAGACAGCCGGACAGAGCTTTCATTGGAACGTCCCGCATCGCTGGTCAAACTCAGCACGCAGCAGGGAAAAAGCATTTCGTATGCCCAGTATTTGTCGGATCATGACGGAAAGAGTCGACCTGATCGTGTAATCACGATTCCTGCGGCGGAATACAGTCGTGCCGACGGCGGGGAATTCCGCAGACTGGAAGCCTATGAGGGTCATCCTGGAACCTCGCTTTTTACGGGGGAGAAGGGGGAGGTGGAATGGAAGGTTCATGTAGAGGAAGAGGGAATGTACAATCTGTCTCTGCTCTATTATCCAGTGGAAGGAAAGAGCTCCTCTATTGAGCGCTCCATCCGCATCGACGGGAAGCTTCCCTTCCAAGAGGCTGGCTATTTGCAATTCGATCGGATCTGGGATAACGCCAAGGACGGCATCGATCAGGATAACCAGGGCAATGACCTGAGACCGAAGCAAATCGAACGTCCGGTCTGGGTCGAGGCAGTGCTGAAGGATGCGGACGGATATATCACGGAGCCGTTTCTTTTTTACTTTGAAAAAGGAGAGCATACCGTGTCTCTTACAGCAGCAAGGGAGCCGATGGTGATCGGGGAGCTGAAGCTTTTCAAGCAGGAGCGCCCGCTGACGTACGCCGAGCTGCATCAACAGTATGAGGCTGAAGGTGCTCGAATAACCGAAGGAACTTTACTTACGATTCAGGGTGAAGACGCAGTCGCCAAATCATCACCGACCTTGTATCCGCTAAGCGAGCGTTCGAGTCCGAGCGTCAGTCCCTACAGCGCCTCAAAGATCCGAATCAATACCATTGGCGGTTTGAACTGGCGGCTGCCCGGGCAGTGGATCGAATGGGAGCTGGATGTACCCGAGAGCGGGCTCTACAAGATTGCATTCAAATCGCAGCAAAATTTTGTGCGGGGTATGTACACGACGAGAAGGCTGACGATTGACGGGAAGGTTCCGTTTGAAGAAATGAACCACGTTCCGTTCCAATTTAAGAACGGATATCGCATGGACGTGCTTGGAGGCGATGAACCCTATCTGTTCCGGTTGGAGCAAGGTAAGCATGTGTTACGCCTCGAGGCGAGTCTGGGTGAATTCGCTCCGCTCATTCAAGAGGTGGAGGACAGTCTGCTGAACCTGAATGCCATGTACCGCAAAATTTTGATGATCACTGGCACGAGTCCGGATGAATTCCGCGATTACCGCGTGGAGCAGCGGATACCGGAGCTGCTGGAAGTCTTCCGATTCGAAAGCGACAGACTGAAAGTCATCGCGGCCAGATTGGTTGAACTGTCGGGACAATCCGGCGATCAGGAGGCGCTGCTAAAGACCATGGCGCTTCAGCTGGATGAGATGATCGCGAAGCCGGATACGATTCCGCGCAGGCTGGAGGCTTACAAGACGAATACCGGCGGACTTGGAACATGGCTGCAGCAGGCTAGGGAGCAGCCGCTCGAGATCGATGCCCTCTATGTTGCCTCGGCCGATGTCAAGCTGCCCAAGAGCGGGATGGGTGCCGGTGATAAGGTGAAGCATGAGGTGTCGACGTTCTTCAGCTCCTTTTTCATCGATTACAACAATATTGGCAATGTCGCGGATGCGAAGAATCAACGTTCGATCACGGTATGGATCGGCAGCGGTCGCGATCAGGCCAATACCATCAAGGCGATGATTGACGAGACCTTTACGCCGGAGAC
This Paenibacillus sp. JZ16 DNA region includes the following protein-coding sequences:
- a CDS encoding ABC transporter substrate-binding protein — encoded protein: MRKMKGLSLLLVCLLFLITACSGGGAKQAETPPATPAPSTDKAAETPKEEPAEPEAEPVDLGGRVIKVASWWDLKPAGTTAGEKARLEKIAEIEKKYNCKIEFVNVPFEEYMNKFTTSVLAGEPFADIVQLEYKSALPAIMKGQILPISEFTTDQNNINNEADLQAKYPAIGGGEYGFDNPTSIGLGLHYNRDLFKKNGLPDLQELYAKGEWNWDKLMEIAKQATKDTNNDGKTDVWGFSGWAIDAVKHFTAANGGKIVDDSNGKEGLSDPKTLEAAEFVNRLYNVEKVVKVKSGNKTNWEETNTFKDGDVAMFTAAEWMLGDITFEVGVVPIPSGPQGSPETTYANTAASAKFIPKGVKDPAIVYQIYEETFDIPPTEEYPGQDYLESIYTNQEDIDMIREHIAGTGVITVDEAYTDYPTGAFIEDIIVNNQSVTATAEKYKQQAQAAVDKMGK
- a CDS encoding extracellular solute-binding protein — protein: MTLHVQLKKWMNRLLILLAVMAALILFFNRGGSEPGSGIKAEDSRTELSLERPASLVKLSTQQGKSISYAQYLSDHDGKSRPDRVITIPAAEYSRADGGEFRRLEAYEGHPGTSLFTGEKGEVEWKVHVEEEGMYNLSLLYYPVEGKSSSIERSIRIDGKLPFQEAGYLQFDRIWDNAKDGIDQDNQGNDLRPKQIERPVWVEAVLKDADGYITEPFLFYFEKGEHTVSLTAAREPMVIGELKLFKQERPLTYAELHQQYEAEGARITEGTLLTIQGEDAVAKSSPTLYPLSERSSPSVSPYSASKIRINTIGGLNWRLPGQWIEWELDVPESGLYKIAFKSQQNFVRGMYTTRRLTIDGKVPFEEMNHVPFQFKNGYRMDVLGGDEPYLFRLEQGKHVLRLEASLGEFAPLIQEVEDSLLNLNAMYRKILMITGTSPDEFRDYRVEQRIPELLEVFRFESDRLKVIAARLVELSGQSGDQEALLKTMALQLDEMIAKPDTIPRRLEAYKTNTGGLGTWLQQAREQPLEIDALYVASADVKLPKSGMGAGDKVKHEVSTFFSSFFIDYNNIGNVADAKNQRSITVWIGSGRDQANTIKAMIDETFTPETGINVNLKLVNMGTLLPATLSGQGPEVAMQIGNDLPVNFAMRNAAADLTQFHDFDSVADRFRDSALVPYRYLDGVYALPETQTFNMMFYRKDVLEELGLEVPKTWNDVASLLAVLNKNHMQFGLPVVAQAPDQWTTLPPNSLYAALLMQSGGQFYRNNNQESDLDSKIGLEAFKQWTEYYTDYKLEREYDFANRFRTGQMPIGISDYTTYNQLSVFAPEIRGVWGFAPVPGTVQADGTIDRTVPSGGSAVLMLDDAKDKDAAWEFLKWWTSDATQTNFGREMEGLMGAAARYPTANIKALDSLPWPVADYENLKSQFEWVQGIPEVPGGYSTGRHLFNAFYRAVISGIEPREALMDSVQYIHDEIRTKQEEFGEPQG